A single Bifidobacterium scardovii JCM 12489 = DSM 13734 DNA region contains:
- a CDS encoding DUF2142 domain-containing protein, producing the protein MRGAKRLPPSEDGASARHRAPHHRRADTPSSGTSSGVLSGAPSGKTASARALAVLRAVMPWIVLAVTLLGGIGYMAVTAPGHIPDVWSHVYRVDGILNGDVLARPVQAMSRLHGGDGSGNVGGRVDWQWIEYSETHYDGYDPNAVLVDTITASDDAGADVPYNNTATNTPAVYLPQLTGFAVGKALGLDAGITYHLAEAIMLVVYAACTAGAVALLPRWRILVGLVMLCPLVTHRYSFAISADSLTQALAFLLSCMVFRTMYRRVGKGYCAALAGVCLMLAMCKLTYAPLMLLALAVPWLQRGVGVSPFGASPSGASPSAAVPVWRDPRLWIGVAGNAVSAAWLMFWMSVTGWFVTTPMLVPYEEMIARRHALLADPATMIAVVKAIALSIVTGRSNMGNRPDSVVIRCCWIAIAGMAIVLAAATARRVLRPVHAAFWWFAAVLIVGIMLLTYLALWLQYTPAESPMIDGMQHRYFLPLAVLGVLCGAEAVSALRRPAMPQRSPAPAR; encoded by the coding sequence ATGCGAGGAGCGAAGAGGCTGCCTCCGAGCGAGGACGGGGCAAGCGCCCGGCACCGGGCGCCGCATCACCGGCGGGCGGATACGCCGTCATCCGGCACATCATCCGGCGTGCTATCCGGCGCACCATCCGGCAAGACCGCCTCCGCCAGAGCCCTTGCCGTGCTTCGCGCCGTCATGCCGTGGATCGTGCTGGCGGTCACGTTGCTGGGCGGCATCGGCTATATGGCGGTCACCGCGCCCGGGCACATCCCCGACGTATGGTCGCATGTTTACCGTGTCGACGGCATCCTCAACGGCGATGTGCTCGCCCGCCCGGTGCAGGCGATGAGCCGTCTGCACGGCGGCGACGGCAGCGGCAACGTTGGCGGCCGCGTGGACTGGCAATGGATCGAATACTCCGAGACGCATTATGACGGCTACGATCCCAACGCGGTGCTGGTCGATACCATCACGGCGTCGGACGACGCCGGCGCGGATGTGCCGTACAACAACACCGCCACCAACACTCCCGCCGTCTACCTGCCGCAACTGACAGGATTCGCGGTAGGCAAGGCGTTGGGGCTGGACGCGGGAATCACCTACCATCTCGCGGAGGCGATCATGCTGGTCGTCTACGCGGCCTGCACGGCGGGCGCGGTCGCCCTGTTGCCGCGATGGCGCATTCTGGTCGGTCTGGTCATGCTGTGCCCGCTGGTCACCCATCGCTATTCGTTTGCGATCTCCGCCGATAGCCTGACTCAGGCGTTGGCGTTCCTGCTGTCCTGCATGGTGTTCCGTACGATGTACCGACGGGTTGGAAAGGGCTATTGCGCCGCATTGGCGGGCGTATGCCTGATGCTGGCGATGTGCAAGCTCACCTATGCGCCGTTGATGCTGCTGGCGCTCGCCGTGCCGTGGCTCCAGCGGGGCGTTGGCGTATCGCCGTTCGGCGCATCCCCATCCGGTGCGTCCCCGTCCGCCGCCGTCCCGGTCTGGCGCGATCCCCGATTGTGGATCGGCGTGGCCGGCAATGCCGTATCGGCCGCGTGGCTGATGTTCTGGATGTCTGTGACCGGCTGGTTCGTCACCACGCCGATGCTGGTGCCATATGAGGAGATGATCGCGCGCCGCCATGCGTTGCTCGCCGATCCCGCAACCATGATTGCCGTGGTCAAGGCGATCGCGCTGAGCATCGTCACCGGCCGGTCCAACATGGGCAACCGGCCCGATTCCGTGGTGATCCGGTGCTGCTGGATCGCCATCGCCGGCATGGCGATCGTCCTGGCAGCCGCCACCGCACGCCGTGTGCTGCGACCGGTTCATGCGGCGTTCTGGTGGTTCGCGGCGGTGCTGATCGTCGGCATCATGCTGCTGACGTATCTGGCGCTGTGGCTGCAGTATACGCCGGCAGAATCCCCGATGATCGACGGCATGCAGCATCGCTACTTCCTGCCGTTGGCCGTGCTGGGCGTGCTGTGCGGCGCCGAGGCCGTCAGCGCGCTTCGCCGTCCGGCTATGCCGCAGCGCAGCCCGGCACCCGCACGCTGA
- a CDS encoding bifunctional shikimate kinase/3-dehydroquinate synthase, whose product MSTHPVAVIIGMMGAGKTRVGREVSQMMGLPFRDADLEIEREVGMRIPDYFARYGEPAFREVESDLIRRTIDGFGGIFALGGGAPMTPATQDALAAYVADGGRVIYLQADPQEAMERANRGGGRPMLDGGDANERWMRLYRQRDPVFDRVANVHVRTHGSTPQMAARKVMNMIEERVVHVDVVAADDYNVRIGEGAMNHLPAVLGGKPARIALIHTQPVQRHSDRARALLRQAGYQVSDIVIPDAEAGKTITVANGIWERLGDEGFTRSDAVVGVGGGAATDLAGFVAATWMRGIRYVNCPTSLLAMVDASTGGKTGINTKVGKNLVGSFYTPAGVLADMTTLGSLPNDIFIEGLGEVAKSGFISDPEILRILEEHAAELRAFDGASLLGSDLEDVVAELIERTVRVKARHVSADLKEAGLREFLNYGHTMGHAIEKLEHFRWRHGNAVAVGMVYAAELAHLCGYIDADLVDYHRSLLASLGLPTSWDGGSFEDVLALMHRDKKARGNTLRFVVLDSIGHPVHLDNPPAEAVEEAFRRIRPGR is encoded by the coding sequence ATGAGCACTCATCCCGTTGCCGTGATCATCGGCATGATGGGCGCCGGCAAGACCCGGGTCGGCCGCGAGGTCTCGCAGATGATGGGACTGCCGTTCCGGGACGCCGATCTGGAGATCGAGCGCGAGGTCGGCATGCGCATCCCCGACTATTTCGCGCGGTACGGCGAACCCGCGTTCCGCGAGGTCGAGAGCGATTTGATCCGCCGCACGATCGACGGTTTCGGCGGCATCTTCGCGCTCGGCGGCGGTGCCCCGATGACCCCCGCCACGCAGGACGCGCTGGCGGCGTACGTCGCGGACGGGGGGCGTGTGATCTATCTGCAGGCCGACCCGCAGGAGGCCATGGAACGCGCCAACCGCGGCGGCGGCCGCCCGATGCTCGACGGCGGCGACGCGAACGAGCGTTGGATGCGCCTGTACCGGCAGCGCGATCCGGTGTTCGACCGGGTTGCCAACGTGCATGTGCGGACCCATGGTTCCACGCCGCAGATGGCGGCGAGAAAGGTGATGAACATGATCGAGGAGCGTGTCGTCCACGTCGACGTGGTCGCGGCCGACGATTACAACGTGCGCATCGGCGAGGGCGCGATGAACCATCTGCCCGCCGTGCTGGGCGGCAAGCCGGCGCGCATCGCGCTGATCCACACCCAGCCGGTGCAGCGGCATTCCGACCGCGCCCGCGCCCTGCTGCGGCAGGCCGGGTACCAGGTGTCCGACATCGTCATTCCCGATGCGGAGGCCGGCAAGACCATCACCGTGGCGAACGGCATCTGGGAGCGCCTCGGCGACGAGGGCTTCACCCGCTCCGACGCGGTCGTCGGCGTCGGCGGGGGAGCGGCCACCGATCTGGCCGGATTCGTGGCCGCCACATGGATGCGCGGCATCCGCTACGTGAACTGCCCGACCTCGCTGCTGGCGATGGTCGACGCCTCCACCGGCGGCAAGACCGGCATCAACACCAAGGTCGGCAAGAACCTGGTCGGCTCGTTCTATACGCCGGCCGGCGTGCTGGCCGATATGACCACGCTGGGTTCGCTGCCCAACGACATCTTCATCGAGGGGCTCGGCGAAGTCGCCAAATCCGGATTCATCTCCGACCCGGAGATCCTGCGCATCCTCGAGGAGCATGCGGCCGAGCTGCGCGCCTTCGACGGCGCCTCGCTGCTCGGCTCCGATCTTGAGGACGTGGTGGCCGAGCTCATCGAGCGCACGGTGCGCGTCAAGGCCCGGCACGTCTCTGCCGATCTCAAGGAGGCCGGCCTGCGCGAGTTCCTCAACTACGGGCACACCATGGGCCACGCGATCGAGAAGCTCGAGCATTTCCGCTGGCGCCATGGCAATGCGGTGGCCGTCGGCATGGTCTATGCGGCCGAGCTGGCGCACCTGTGCGGTTACATCGACGCCGATCTGGTGGACTACCACCGTTCGCTGCTCGCCTCGCTCGGCCTGCCGACCTCGTGGGACGGCGGCTCGTTCGAGGACGTGCTCGCCCTGATGCACCGCGACAAGAAGGCGCGCGGCAACACGCTGCGCTTCGTGGTGCTCGATTCGATCGGCCACCCGGTGCATTTGGACAACCCGCCGGCCGAGGCCGTCGAGGAGGCCTTCCGCCGCATCCGGCCGGGCCGGTGA
- a CDS encoding type II 3-dehydroquinate dehydratase, whose translation MTIKVIVVNGPNLGRLGVRQPDVYGRQDLAELRRLCTAWGAELGLDVEVRQTDDEAEIIGWMHQAVDEKTPVVMNPAAFTHYSYGLADAAHMIGDAGLPLMEVHISNPSARDEFRKRSVISPVATGTITGLGFYGYKLALEAIAHLLAA comes from the coding sequence ATGACCATCAAAGTCATCGTCGTCAACGGACCGAACCTCGGGCGCCTTGGTGTGCGCCAGCCCGATGTGTACGGGCGGCAGGACCTTGCCGAGCTGCGCCGGCTGTGCACCGCGTGGGGCGCCGAGCTCGGGCTCGACGTGGAGGTGCGCCAGACCGACGACGAGGCCGAGATCATCGGATGGATGCATCAGGCCGTCGACGAGAAGACCCCGGTGGTGATGAACCCGGCCGCCTTCACGCACTATTCGTACGGGTTGGCCGACGCCGCCCACATGATCGGCGACGCGGGGCTGCCGCTGATGGAGGTGCACATCTCCAACCCCTCCGCTCGCGACGAGTTCCGCAAGCGCTCGGTCATCAGCCCGGTCGCCACCGGCACCATCACCGGCCTCGGCTTCTACGGCTACAAGCTCGCCCTGGAAGCCATCGCCCATCTGCTCGCCGCCTGA
- a CDS encoding CTP synthase, protein MVIPRHINIIPRIADIHIPPSLVRRVKLFAHTYYLSPSKSQSSRTSQPGYPQHAEGASLRPQRPENRRCNGSRRYGLGMRTNDSINRLATEARRGRRCIAPSSPAEDRALRRRAAVGEMTKPFPGLFICTEYWNQLVASERIVHIARSLAGRHPQWVFAGPTAAAIHGFEHQWSIHEDGVFIVSRHAQSGRNKYGVNRIYMTDDQALIVQSLAVTSPARTVLDCARFLSFHHALPIADSALSMHPDLLERIGSLRCRRDRTPVERIMRYANPLSDNGGESLARAIMIEEGFPVPALQRVFTDPRDPRHWYRADFTWSFPDGRIIVAEYDGLRKYVDPTMTDRQSIKSVVHQQTQRERDLMAWGVTAIVRFDYEDAVRRQPLANKLVQAGIPQYARPW, encoded by the coding sequence ATGGTAATTCCACGTCACATCAATATCATCCCACGAATCGCTGATATCCATATCCCACCGTCATTAGTTCGTCGCGTCAAACTTTTCGCCCACACCTATTATTTGTCACCAAGCAAGTCCCAGTCATCCCGAACTTCTCAGCCGGGTTATCCACAACACGCCGAAGGGGCTTCCCTGCGTCCACAACGCCCGGAAAACCGTCGATGCAATGGTTCAAGGCGGTATGGTCTGGGCATGAGAACCAACGATTCCATCAATCGGCTTGCGACCGAAGCGCGACGGGGACGGCGATGCATCGCGCCATCCAGCCCGGCGGAGGATCGCGCGCTGCGCCGACGCGCCGCGGTCGGGGAGATGACCAAACCGTTCCCGGGCCTGTTCATTTGCACCGAGTATTGGAACCAGCTCGTCGCCAGCGAGAGAATCGTTCATATCGCCCGGTCATTGGCGGGCCGGCATCCGCAATGGGTGTTCGCCGGACCGACCGCGGCGGCCATCCACGGGTTCGAACATCAGTGGTCCATTCACGAGGACGGCGTATTCATCGTGAGCAGGCATGCCCAATCCGGCCGCAACAAATATGGCGTCAATCGCATCTACATGACGGACGATCAGGCACTGATCGTGCAGAGTCTGGCCGTCACGTCGCCGGCACGCACCGTGCTGGACTGCGCGCGTTTCCTATCATTCCATCATGCGCTGCCCATCGCCGATTCGGCGTTATCCATGCATCCGGATCTGCTGGAGCGAATCGGATCGCTGCGTTGCCGCCGCGACCGCACGCCGGTGGAGCGCATCATGCGATACGCCAACCCGCTCAGCGACAATGGGGGCGAATCCCTTGCCCGGGCGATCATGATCGAGGAGGGGTTCCCGGTCCCGGCATTGCAGCGCGTGTTCACGGACCCGCGGGATCCGCGCCACTGGTACCGCGCCGACTTCACATGGTCGTTCCCCGATGGCCGCATCATCGTGGCGGAATATGACGGTCTGCGCAAATATGTCGATCCGACGATGACCGACCGGCAATCGATCAAATCCGTGGTACATCAGCAAACCCAGCGGGAACGGGATCTTATGGCATGGGGCGTCACGGCGATAGTGCGTTTCGATTATGAGGATGCCGTCAGACGCCAGCCTTTGGCGAACAAGCTGGTCCAGGCCGGAATCCCCCAGTACGCCCGACCGTGGTAG
- a CDS encoding CTP synthase, translating into MVRRTHGNAQEHVTKHIFVTGGVVSSLGKGLTASSLGRLLRSRGIHVLQQKLDPYINVDPGTMNPFQHGEVYVTEDGAETDLDIGHYERFLDVFLSQKANVTTGQIYQEVLRKERAGEYLGQCVQVIPHITNEIKSRMRAQASDDVDVIITEIGGTVGDIESQPFLEAAREVRRDLGPENCMFVHVSLVPYISAAHELKTKPTQHSVMMLRQLGISPDALVLRSDRPLNQSIKDKISLMCDVDAEGVVNCVDAPSIYDVPKILFDEGLDAYVVRELGLPFHDVDWDEWADLLERVHHPKHEVNIAIVGKYIDLPDAYLSVTEAIKAGGFANWAKANVKWVAADKCETQEGAAAALDQVDGIVIPGGFGIRGIDGKIGALKFARENKLPALGLCLGLQSMVIEYSRDVLGIEDANSSEFEPDCANPVIATMEEQKDIVAGHGDMGHTMRLGSYPAELEEGSIVAELYGTTHVTERHRHRYEVNVAYKDRLREAGLRISGQSPDGELTEFVELPREVHPFYVATQAHPEFKSRPTKPHPLFAGLVKAALDHQQAR; encoded by the coding sequence ATGGTTAGAAGAACACATGGCAATGCTCAAGAACACGTCACCAAACATATTTTCGTCACCGGCGGCGTTGTCTCCTCACTCGGTAAGGGCCTGACCGCATCCTCACTTGGCCGCTTGCTGCGCAGCCGTGGCATCCACGTCCTGCAGCAGAAACTCGATCCGTACATCAACGTCGACCCGGGCACGATGAACCCGTTCCAGCACGGCGAGGTCTACGTGACCGAGGACGGCGCCGAAACCGATCTCGACATCGGCCACTACGAGCGCTTCCTCGATGTCTTCCTGAGCCAGAAGGCCAACGTCACCACCGGCCAGATCTACCAGGAGGTGCTGCGCAAGGAGCGCGCCGGCGAATACCTCGGCCAGTGCGTGCAGGTCATCCCGCACATCACCAACGAGATCAAGTCGCGCATGCGCGCCCAGGCGTCCGACGACGTCGATGTGATCATCACCGAGATCGGCGGCACGGTCGGCGACATCGAGTCCCAGCCGTTCCTTGAGGCCGCGCGCGAGGTGCGCCGCGACCTCGGCCCGGAGAACTGCATGTTCGTGCACGTCTCGCTGGTGCCGTACATCTCCGCCGCCCACGAGCTCAAGACCAAGCCGACCCAGCACTCCGTGATGATGCTGCGCCAGCTCGGCATTTCGCCCGACGCGCTCGTGCTGCGCTCCGACCGCCCGCTCAACCAGTCCATCAAGGACAAGATCTCGCTCATGTGCGACGTCGACGCGGAGGGCGTGGTCAACTGCGTGGACGCGCCGAGCATCTACGACGTGCCGAAGATCCTGTTCGACGAGGGCCTCGACGCCTACGTGGTGCGCGAGCTCGGTCTGCCGTTCCACGACGTCGATTGGGACGAGTGGGCCGATCTGCTGGAGCGCGTGCACCACCCCAAGCACGAGGTCAACATCGCGATCGTCGGCAAGTACATCGACCTGCCGGACGCCTACCTGTCCGTCACCGAGGCCATCAAGGCCGGCGGTTTCGCCAACTGGGCGAAGGCCAACGTCAAGTGGGTCGCGGCCGACAAGTGCGAGACGCAGGAAGGCGCTGCCGCCGCGCTCGACCAGGTCGACGGCATCGTGATCCCCGGCGGCTTCGGCATCCGCGGCATCGACGGCAAGATCGGCGCCCTGAAGTTCGCCCGCGAGAACAAGCTGCCGGCCCTTGGCCTGTGCCTCGGCCTGCAGTCCATGGTCATCGAGTACTCGCGCGACGTGCTTGGCATCGAGGACGCGAATTCCTCCGAGTTCGAGCCCGACTGCGCCAACCCGGTCATCGCCACGATGGAGGAGCAGAAGGACATCGTCGCCGGCCACGGCGATATGGGCCACACCATGCGCCTCGGCTCCTACCCGGCCGAACTCGAGGAGGGTTCGATCGTCGCCGAGCTGTACGGCACCACGCATGTCACCGAGCGCCATCGCCACCGTTACGAGGTGAACGTGGCCTACAAGGACCGCCTGCGCGAGGCCGGTCTGCGCATCTCCGGCCAGAGCCCGGACGGCGAGCTTACCGAGTTCGTCGAGCTGCCGCGCGAGGTGCATCCGTTCTACGTGGCCACGCAGGCCCACCCGGAGTTCAAGTCCCGCCCGACCAAGCCGCACCCGCTGTTCGCCGGTCTGGTCAAGGCCGCGCTGGATCACCAGCAGGCCCGCTGA